The Granulicella sp. 5B5 nucleotide sequence CGTCTCCGCCATCGTCGGAGTCGCCGGGCTCGAAGCCACATACGCAGCCGTCCTCAGCGGAAAAACCGTCGGCCTCGCCAACAAGGAATGCCTCGTCGCCGCCGGCGACCTCATCCTCGCGGCCGCACGCGAGCGCAATGTAGACCTCCTCCCCATCGACTCCGAGCACAACGCCATCCACCAGTGCCTCCGCGGCGGCCAGCCCAATGAAGTCAAACAGATATGGCTCACCGCCTCCGGTGGTCCCTTTCGCAACACCCCGCTCGCCGACTTCGACCACATCACCCCCGCCCAGGCCCTCAAGCACCCCACCTGGGTCATGGGTCAGCGCATCACCGTCGATTCAGCCACCCTGCTGAACAAAGGCCTCGAGCTCATCGAAGCCTGCCGCCTCTTCAACCTCCCGCCTGAACGCGTCCGCGTCACCGTGCATCCCCAGTCCACCATCCACTCGCTCGTAGAATTCATCGACGGCAGCATCCTCGCGCAGATATCGGTCACCGACATGCGCCTGCCCATCCTCTATGCTCTGTCCTATCCCGACCGCATCGCCGTCGAGGGCAAAACCCCGCTCACCTTCGACCTCGCTGCATTGAGCCAATTGGACTTCCAGCCACCCGACTTCGAGCGCTTCCCTTGCCTCCGCCTCGCCTACCAGGCCGCCGGAGCCAGCCAGAACCACTGCATCGCCCTCAATGCCTCCGATGAAATCGCCGTCGACGCGTTCCTCAACGGAAAACTCCCCTTCCTCGGAATCCCGCGTACAATCGAGAAGGTGCTGGAAAACACTCCCACAGGCTCGCCCGCATCGATTCAGGAGGTCCTCTCTGCCGACCTCCGCGCCCGCGACCTCGCACGCACCTACCTCCCCTGACACTCCTGAGCACACATGAACCTCTTTCACCATCTCTCTGCCTCTCTCTCCCACGGGCTCTTTGTCGTGGTTCTCTTCGCCATCGTGCTCGGCATCATGGTGCTCGTCCATGAGTTCGGCCACTTCATCGTCGCCAAAATGTGCGGCGTCCGCATCGAGACCTTCGCCATCGGCTTCGGCACCCGCCTCTTCGGCTACGTCTACAACGGCACCGACTACTGCATCCGCGCCTTGCCCCTCGGCGGCTACGTCAAAATGGCAGGCGAGATGGGCGGCGACTCCGGCACCGGCGCGCCCGACGAGTTCACCTCCAAGACCCGCTTCCAGCGCATCCTCATCGCCCTCGCTGGCCCCGCCGCCAACTTCGCGCTGTCTGTCTTCCTCATGACCTGCGCGGCCCACTACCACCACGAGATCGACAAGTACCTCAACGGCCCCGCTCTCGTCGACTACGTGCCCACGCAGTCCGCTGCTGCTCAGGCTGGCCTCCACACCGGCGACACCATCACCCGCTTCAACAACGTCGTCAACCCCACCTGGGAGCAGATCCTCGACGAGACGGCCCTCAATCTCAACAGCGCCGTCCCCATCTCGTTCACGGACAACGGCCACACCGTCACCTCTAGCATTCACCTCAACGGCGGCGCCGACGGCGGCCTCACCTCCGACCCCCTCACGGACTCCGGCCTCATCCCGCAGCAGCAGGCCGAGCCCATCACCATCAACTCCGTTGCCAGCGGCACACCCGCCGCGGCCGCGGGCATCAAGCCCGACGACCAGATCGCCCGCATCAACGATCTCGCGCCGCACTCCCTCGACACGCTCCACGCCTATCTCAAGGACCAGAACGGCGCACCCGAGACCCTCAATCTCATCCGCAACGGCCAGCCGCTAACCATCCACGTCACTCCGGCGCTCGTCTCTGTAGACGCCTCCGGCAAGCAGTATCAGATCGGCGTCACCCTCAAGCCGCCACCGGTCGACGTCGTCCAGCTCCCCCTCGGCAAGTCCATCAAGGAGTCGCTGCAGGACAACGCCTCCAAGTCGCTTCTTCTCGTCCGCATCCTGCAGGGCCTCTTCACCCGCCACGTCTCCGTCAAGCAGATGTCCGGCCCCGTCGGCATCGCGCAGCAGATCGACATCGCCTTCCAGCTCGGCATCTGGCCGCTCGTTGAGATGACCAGCTTCATCTCCATCAACCTGGCCATCTTCAATCTCCTGCCCATCCCACCGCTCGACGGCGGCATGATCTTCTTCCTCCTCATCGAGAGCATCATGCGTCGCGACGTCAACCAGGAGCTCAAGGAGCGCGTCTACCAGATCGCCTTCGTCTGCATCCTCTGCATGTTCGTCTTCGTCATGTTCAACGACATCACCAGGCTCCACCTCGGCCACTAGCCACAATAACGCAATCAAAAGGGCGAACGACTACCAGTCGTTCGCCCTTTCTGCCTTTGTCTTTCTTCTTTGTCATTCCCGCAGGGAATCTGCTTCTCGCCCGCCCATCCTCTCGGTGCCCACAGCTACCAGAGCCGCACGCGGTCCTTCGGCGCAACATATAGCTTGTCGCCCGGCTTCACATCGAACGCGCTGTACCACGCATCGTTGTTGCGGACTTCGCCATTCACCCGCGGCTCTGCCGGTGGATGCGGATCATCCGCCAGTTGCTGCCGCAGCGCATCTTCGCGCCGCTTCGTACGCCAGACCTGCGCGCAGCTCAAAAAGAACCGCTGATCTCCCGTCGTGCCGTCGAGCACGGCCGCGGGCTGTCCGCTCAGCGAACGGTGATACGCATCGAGCGCAATCGCCACCCCGCCCATGTCCGCAATGTCCTCACCCAGCGTCAGCCTGCCGTTCACATGCACACCCGGCAGCGGTTCAAACGCAGAGTACTGCGCCGCCAGCTTGTCGGCCTGCACATTGAACTGTGCCGCGTCCTCTGCCGTCCACCAGTCGCGCAGTCGGCCCGTGTGGTCCACCTTGCGCCCCTGGTCATCGAACCCATGCGTCATCTCATGCCCAATCACCACCCCGATAGCGCCATAGTTCACCGCAGGATCAGCCGCGGGATCGAAGAACGGCGGTTGTAGAAACGCCGCCGGAAACACAATCGCATTCAGAGACCCTTCATTCATCGCAAAGTCGTCCTGCGGCAACAGGCCCCACGCCGCGCGGTCCGTCGGATGGTGCAACTGTTCGATCTGCTCATGCCAGTCCCACGCCCGGCCACGCTTCACATCTCCGTACAGGTCACCGCGTGTCACTGCAAACTCATACGTCCGCCAGCGCGACGGATAACCGACCTTGACGCCCATGGCATCCAGCTTGGCGATGGCCTCCTGCTTCGTCGCCGGAGACAGCCACACCGCATCCGCCAGCCGCGCACGGAACGCGCTCTTCAGGTTCGCCACCAGCTCCTCCATCGCCACCTTCGACGAAAGCGGGAAATACCGCTCCACATAGAGCCTGCCTACAGCCTCACCCAGCGCGTCATTCTCCACCTGCAGCGCTCGCTTCCAACGCGGCGTCAGCTCCTGTTGCCCCGAAAGATCGCGCTCATGCAGCTCGAACTCGCTCTGGACAAACGCACTCGGCAGCTCGGCCGACGCGTTCTGTGTCACCTCAAACGCCTCCCACGCCTTCATCGTCTCCAGCGGGGTGCCTGCAAACACGGCAGCGATCTTCGGCAGCGCGATGCTCGCCGTCACCACGAAATGCGTCTGGTCACTCACGCCCGCCGCAGCCAGAAAGCGTTGCACATCGAACCCGGCCATCATCGTCCGCAGCGCAGCCAGGTCGGCAGGGTGATAGAAGTCGCTCCGGTCGCGGTCTTGTTCCGCAGTCAGCAGCGCCTGCGCCAGCTCCGTCTCAAAGCTCACGACATCTTTCGCCTCAGCGTCTGCATCCGGCCACTTCGCCAACGTCAGCATCCGCGCCACGTAGCTCTGGTACGTCGCCTTCTTCTCTGCAAACCGTGCGTCAAGATAGTACTCACGCCCCGGCAGTCCCAGTTGTTCCGTCTCGCCCACAATCAGCGCATAGTGCGTCGGGTCTTGAAAGTCAGGCTCTGTATGGATATCGAACACCGAAGCCCCAAACCCATTGCGCGACGCCCCCATGTACGCGGCCATCTCTGCCTTCGACTGGATCGCCCGCACTCGTGCAAGGTCCGCCTCCAGAGGCTTCGTGCCGACCCGCTCGATCGTCTTCTCATCCATAAACGCCGCATACAGCGCCGCGACTCTCCGGTCATCCGCCGTCGGCCCAGGATGAGCGACCTGCTCCTCAATCAGCCCGCGAATTCGCCCCTCCGTCAACGCCGCCGTCTCGGATGTCAGTCCATACCCGGTGTGGTCCGCCGGAATCACAAGATGTTGCAGGTACGTGCCATTCGCATACTGGAAGAAGTTGTCCCCGGGCCTGATCGCTCCATCTTCCCCACTCGGATCGAATCCCCACTTGCCATACTTCGCTGGCGTCCTGGCTGGACTGACGCTCTGCGCCTGCAAAACCGGCACAACAGCCATCACGATCAGCATCGGTACACACTTCCACTTCATTGAAATCACGTCTTCTCCGGGCCCATAAACTGCGCGGCAATCAAGATCGCCGCAGCCTTTATCTACGCTCCAATCCGGAGTTTTGTTCCACGCGCCTCCACGCTCTCTGCGCCTCAAACGCAGAACAGCCTCGACAGCGCATCGGCATTACCGATGCCCCATCGAGGCTGTTCTTCCTACAACCGTTAGCTCGCGATACTACGCCAGGTCGAAGCGGTCCAGGTTCATCACCTTGGTCCACGCCGCAACAAAGTCCTTCACGAACTTCGCCTGCGCATCGCTGCTGCCGTAGACCTCGGCCACCGCACGCAACTGCGCGTTGGAGCCGAATACGAGATCGACGACAGTGCCCTTCCACTTCAGGTCGCCGCTCGCACGGTCCAGCCCTTCCAGCACAGCAGCATCGGTCGCCGACTTCTGCCACTTCGTGCCCATGTCCAGCAGGTTCACAAAGTAGTCGTTCGTCAGCGCCTCGGGCTGCTTGGTGAACACGCCATACTCGGTGTGCCCATAGTTCGCATTCAGCGCGCGCAGTCCGCCGATCAGCACCGTCATCTCCGGGGCCGTCAGCGTCAGCAGGTTCGCCTTGTCCAGCAGCAGCTCTGCCGCATAAGGCTCATGCCCCTTGCGCAGGTAGTTGCGGAAGCCATCGGCAATCGGCTCCAGCGGCGCAAACGAGTGAACGTCCGTCTGCTCCTGCGTCGCGTCCGTGCGTCCCGGTGCGAACGGCACCTTCACGTCCTGGCCGGCCTTCTTCGCAGCGGCTTCCACCGCAGCGCTGCCACCCAGCACGATCACGTCCGCCAACGAGATCTTCTTCCCTCCTGTCAGCCCTGCGTTGAACTCCTTCTGCACCGCC carries:
- the dxr gene encoding 1-deoxy-D-xylulose-5-phosphate reductoisomerase, encoding MKKIALLGSTGSIGQSTLSLCESYPDRFHPVTLAAGSNLDVAFAQCVRWRPQLISIATEELATKLTTKLREAGITGIEVVHGTAGTVRVATHPDANFVVSAIVGVAGLEATYAAVLSGKTVGLANKECLVAAGDLILAAARERNVDLLPIDSEHNAIHQCLRGGQPNEVKQIWLTASGGPFRNTPLADFDHITPAQALKHPTWVMGQRITVDSATLLNKGLELIEACRLFNLPPERVRVTVHPQSTIHSLVEFIDGSILAQISVTDMRLPILYALSYPDRIAVEGKTPLTFDLAALSQLDFQPPDFERFPCLRLAYQAAGASQNHCIALNASDEIAVDAFLNGKLPFLGIPRTIEKVLENTPTGSPASIQEVLSADLRARDLARTYLP
- the rseP gene encoding RIP metalloprotease RseP is translated as MNLFHHLSASLSHGLFVVVLFAIVLGIMVLVHEFGHFIVAKMCGVRIETFAIGFGTRLFGYVYNGTDYCIRALPLGGYVKMAGEMGGDSGTGAPDEFTSKTRFQRILIALAGPAANFALSVFLMTCAAHYHHEIDKYLNGPALVDYVPTQSAAAQAGLHTGDTITRFNNVVNPTWEQILDETALNLNSAVPISFTDNGHTVTSSIHLNGGADGGLTSDPLTDSGLIPQQQAEPITINSVASGTPAAAAGIKPDDQIARINDLAPHSLDTLHAYLKDQNGAPETLNLIRNGQPLTIHVTPALVSVDASGKQYQIGVTLKPPPVDVVQLPLGKSIKESLQDNASKSLLLVRILQGLFTRHVSVKQMSGPVGIAQQIDIAFQLGIWPLVEMTSFISINLAIFNLLPIPPLDGGMIFFLLIESIMRRDVNQELKERVYQIAFVCILCMFVFVMFNDITRLHLGH
- a CDS encoding M13 family metallopeptidase: MKWKCVPMLIVMAVVPVLQAQSVSPARTPAKYGKWGFDPSGEDGAIRPGDNFFQYANGTYLQHLVIPADHTGYGLTSETAALTEGRIRGLIEEQVAHPGPTADDRRVAALYAAFMDEKTIERVGTKPLEADLARVRAIQSKAEMAAYMGASRNGFGASVFDIHTEPDFQDPTHYALIVGETEQLGLPGREYYLDARFAEKKATYQSYVARMLTLAKWPDADAEAKDVVSFETELAQALLTAEQDRDRSDFYHPADLAALRTMMAGFDVQRFLAAAGVSDQTHFVVTASIALPKIAAVFAGTPLETMKAWEAFEVTQNASAELPSAFVQSEFELHERDLSGQQELTPRWKRALQVENDALGEAVGRLYVERYFPLSSKVAMEELVANLKSAFRARLADAVWLSPATKQEAIAKLDAMGVKVGYPSRWRTYEFAVTRGDLYGDVKRGRAWDWHEQIEQLHHPTDRAAWGLLPQDDFAMNEGSLNAIVFPAAFLQPPFFDPAADPAVNYGAIGVVIGHEMTHGFDDQGRKVDHTGRLRDWWTAEDAAQFNVQADKLAAQYSAFEPLPGVHVNGRLTLGEDIADMGGVAIALDAYHRSLSGQPAAVLDGTTGDQRFFLSCAQVWRTKRREDALRQQLADDPHPPAEPRVNGEVRNNDAWYSAFDVKPGDKLYVAPKDRVRLW